The following are encoded together in the Deinococcus soli (ex Cha et al. 2016) genome:
- a CDS encoding PQQ-binding-like beta-propeller repeat protein produces MDIFKELRVMSGVTVSGNGDLTFVGSDVKIHRTDATGSSRWAFPVGDIGRAYPVVTPQGVTIAASYDDTVYALDPAGKLLWKLKLDGDIFATPALRIDGSVIVATAGGTIHALSPAGKTLWTFKVGAPVFSSPAIGPDGTIYFGAQNNRVHALTPDGQLKWTYAAGSLVFSSPAVGPDGSVYFGSSDRRIHAVSPDGQPKWTVLTGLFVNASPIITSGGLVVVGSYDGSVYAVNTSGETEWTYRAGAGIAGSAVELSDGSVIVPDLSGTVHAIGKAGQALWQIKTGKKIDTGLSVSDQGSLYFVTDGGGLNIVQKQRPLAVGPWTTFHGAPNPVGRVPTPIELQAQTQARRAAASAVVAALKPATPVATAPAQPARPPQPTQPAQPTRPAQPTTPTQPAAPAQPTTPTQPAQPAQPALTPEQFAAAAGQKARVADGQLFLPLTEAAGALGLTVRTVTVRTATLRVQAQNLPVTVRLFDRVAFVPLAALADLPGAQVRLVSGAARGVELGVAGRTAVFPVNVARLLSLQSGAEFAVDAAR; encoded by the coding sequence GTGGACATCTTCAAGGAACTGCGCGTCATGTCTGGCGTGACGGTCTCCGGGAACGGCGATCTCACGTTCGTCGGGTCGGATGTCAAAATTCACCGTACCGACGCCACCGGCAGCTCGCGGTGGGCGTTCCCGGTGGGCGACATCGGCCGCGCGTACCCGGTTGTGACGCCGCAGGGCGTGACCATCGCGGCGTCCTACGACGACACCGTGTACGCCCTTGACCCCGCCGGGAAGCTGCTGTGGAAACTGAAACTCGACGGGGACATCTTCGCCACGCCCGCGCTGCGCATCGACGGCAGCGTGATCGTCGCCACGGCGGGCGGCACCATTCACGCGCTGAGCCCTGCCGGGAAGACCCTGTGGACGTTCAAGGTGGGTGCGCCCGTGTTCAGCAGCCCCGCGATCGGCCCGGACGGCACAATCTACTTCGGCGCGCAGAACAACCGCGTGCACGCCCTGACGCCCGACGGCCAGCTGAAATGGACGTACGCGGCCGGGTCACTGGTGTTCAGCTCTCCGGCCGTCGGACCGGACGGCAGCGTGTACTTCGGCAGCAGTGACCGCCGCATTCACGCGGTCAGCCCGGACGGGCAGCCGAAGTGGACAGTCCTGACCGGGCTGTTCGTGAACGCCAGCCCGATCATCACGAGCGGCGGTCTGGTCGTGGTGGGCAGTTACGACGGCAGCGTGTACGCCGTGAACACCAGCGGCGAGACCGAGTGGACGTACCGCGCCGGGGCCGGAATTGCGGGCAGCGCCGTGGAACTCAGTGACGGGTCCGTGATCGTCCCGGACCTGAGCGGCACCGTGCATGCCATCGGGAAGGCCGGGCAGGCACTGTGGCAGATCAAGACGGGCAAGAAGATCGACACGGGGCTGAGTGTCAGCGATCAGGGCAGCCTGTACTTCGTGACGGACGGCGGCGGCCTGAACATCGTGCAGAAGCAGCGGCCGCTGGCGGTGGGCCCCTGGACGACCTTCCACGGCGCGCCGAACCCGGTGGGGCGCGTGCCCACGCCGATTGAGTTGCAGGCGCAGACGCAGGCGCGCCGCGCGGCGGCCAGCGCGGTCGTGGCGGCCCTGAAGCCGGCCACGCCGGTCGCGACGGCCCCGGCGCAGCCCGCGCGGCCCCCGCAGCCCACCCAACCGGCCCAGCCGACCCGGCCGGCGCAGCCCACGACCCCGACGCAGCCCGCCGCGCCCGCCCAGCCCACGACCCCGACGCAACCAGCCCAGCCTGCGCAGCCCGCGTTGACGCCGGAGCAGTTCGCGGCGGCGGCGGGGCAGAAGGCGCGCGTGGCGGACGGGCAGCTGTTCCTGCCGCTGACCGAGGCGGCCGGGGCGCTGGGCCTGACGGTGCGGACCGTGACGGTGCGGACCGCGACGCTGCGGGTGCAGGCCCAGAACCTGCCGGTCACGGTGCGGTTGTTCGACCGGGTGGCGTTCGTGCCGCTGGCGGCCCTGGCGGACCTGCCGGGCGCGCAGGTGCGGCTGGTGTCCGGCGCGGCGCGCGGCGTGGAACTGGGCGTGGCGGGGCGCACGGCGGTATTCCCCGTGAACGTGGCGCGCCTGCTGAGCCTGCAGTCCGGTGCGGAGTTCGCCGTGGACGCCGCGCGCTGA
- a CDS encoding acetyl ornithine aminotransferase family protein — MTTLAKPRQPELKTALPGPKTASIMERDSQHLSTSYMRPYPFVPDHGEGVWLTDVDGNTMLDFFAGIAVSTTGHAHPHVVQAVQEQITKFTHVCLTDYPQEITTSLAERLVKHVEKPGEKWRVFFSNSGAEAVEAAVKLARNHTGRQHIISTMGSFHGRTYGAITLTGSKTKYKRGFGPLLPAVSHVPYPNPFRPPLGSTAETCGQAVLEHIESLFVGILPADEVAAIIVEPMQGEGGYIVPPADFLPGLRALCDKYGIMLIFDEVQAGMGRTGKMFSFQHFDVQPDIITSAKGIASGMPLGALLAKESVMTWPVGSHGSTYGGNPVAAAAAHSTLDLLEGKVQHPGCGANLMDNAAQVGEFIMTELKKMQAEFPFLGDVRGAGLFIGLEFVKPDGSPDGALRDRASMAMFERGLLNLDCGEAVIRISPPLILTREEAATGLEIMRETLRTLQ; from the coding sequence ATGACCACCCTTGCTAAACCCCGTCAGCCTGAACTGAAAACCGCTCTGCCCGGCCCGAAGACCGCTTCGATCATGGAGCGCGACAGCCAGCACCTCTCGACGTCCTACATGCGTCCGTACCCGTTCGTGCCGGACCACGGTGAGGGCGTGTGGCTGACCGACGTGGACGGCAACACCATGCTGGATTTCTTCGCGGGGATCGCGGTGAGCACGACCGGGCACGCGCATCCGCACGTAGTGCAGGCAGTGCAGGAGCAGATCACGAAGTTCACTCACGTGTGCCTGACCGATTACCCGCAGGAGATCACGACCAGCCTCGCCGAGCGGCTGGTGAAGCATGTCGAGAAGCCGGGCGAGAAGTGGCGCGTGTTCTTCAGCAACAGCGGCGCAGAGGCGGTCGAGGCGGCCGTGAAGCTGGCGCGCAACCACACGGGGCGTCAGCACATCATCTCGACGATGGGTAGCTTCCACGGCCGCACGTATGGAGCGATCACGCTGACGGGCAGCAAGACGAAGTACAAGCGTGGCTTCGGCCCGCTGCTGCCCGCCGTGTCGCACGTGCCGTACCCGAATCCGTTCCGTCCGCCGCTGGGCAGCACGGCCGAGACGTGCGGTCAGGCGGTGCTGGAGCACATCGAGAGCCTGTTCGTGGGCATCCTGCCGGCCGATGAGGTCGCGGCGATCATCGTGGAGCCCATGCAGGGCGAGGGCGGGTACATCGTGCCTCCGGCGGACTTCCTGCCGGGCCTGCGGGCGCTGTGTGACAAGTACGGCATCATGCTGATCTTCGATGAGGTGCAGGCCGGGATGGGCCGCACCGGGAAGATGTTCAGCTTCCAGCACTTTGACGTGCAGCCGGACATCATCACGTCTGCGAAGGGCATCGCGTCGGGCATGCCGCTGGGTGCGCTGCTGGCCAAGGAGAGCGTCATGACGTGGCCGGTCGGGTCGCACGGCAGCACGTACGGGGGGAACCCGGTGGCGGCGGCGGCGGCGCACTCGACGCTGGACCTGCTGGAAGGCAAGGTGCAGCACCCGGGCTGCGGCGCGAACCTGATGGACAACGCCGCGCAGGTGGGCGAGTTCATCATGACCGAGCTGAAGAAGATGCAGGCGGAATTCCCTTTCCTCGGGGACGTGCGCGGGGCGGGGTTGTTCATCGGTCTGGAATTCGTGAAGCCGGACGGCAGCCCGGACGGGGCGCTGCGGGACCGGGCGAGCATGGCGATGTTCGAGCGGGGCCTGCTGAACCTCGACTGCGGTGAAGCGGTGATCCGCATCTCCCCACCGCTGATCCTGACCCGCGAGGAGGCCGCCACGGGCCTGGAGATCATGCGCGAGACCCTGCGCACGCTGCAGTAG
- the ablA gene encoding lysine 2,3-aminomutase, with translation MPIHPQATLRSQMMLPRNHRADKWADVPDEQWYDWKWQLKNRINSVAELEEVLTLTDSERKGASAEGIFRLDITPYFASLMDRDDPTCPVRRQVIPTEEELQPFTSMMEDSLAEDKHSPVPGLVHRYPDRVLMLVTTQCASYCRYCTRSRIVGDPTETFNPAEYEQQLNYLRNTPQVRDVLLSGGDPLTLAPKVLGRLLAELRKIEHIEIIRIGTRVPVFMPMRVTQELCDVLAENHPVWMNIHVNHPKEITPEVADACDRLTRAGVPLGNQSVLLRGVNDHPVIMQKLVRELVKIRVRPYYIYQCDLVHGAGHLRTTVSKGLEIMESLRGHTSGYSVPTYVVDAPGGGGKIPVAPNYVLSHSPEKLILRNFEGYIAAYSEPTDYTGPDMLVPTDWQRKEPGQSGIFGLMEGERISIEPKEFAESRHRPGATQHRLNSREDKWAAHGIGAATDTAPDGMIDAPQPVQSEPQTISGD, from the coding sequence ATGCCGATTCACCCGCAGGCCACCCTTCGCAGCCAGATGATGCTGCCCCGCAACCACCGCGCCGACAAGTGGGCCGATGTGCCCGACGAGCAGTGGTACGACTGGAAGTGGCAGCTGAAAAACCGCATCAACAGCGTCGCCGAACTTGAGGAAGTCCTCACCCTGACCGACAGCGAACGGAAGGGCGCCAGCGCGGAGGGCATCTTCCGCCTGGACATCACCCCGTACTTCGCCTCGCTGATGGACCGGGACGACCCCACCTGCCCCGTCAGGCGCCAGGTGATTCCCACCGAGGAAGAACTCCAGCCGTTCACGAGCATGATGGAAGACTCCCTGGCGGAGGACAAGCACAGTCCCGTCCCCGGCCTCGTGCACCGCTACCCGGACCGCGTGCTGATGCTCGTCACCACGCAGTGCGCCAGCTACTGCCGCTACTGCACCCGCAGCCGCATCGTGGGTGACCCCACCGAGACCTTCAACCCCGCCGAGTACGAGCAGCAGCTGAACTACCTGCGCAACACTCCCCAGGTGCGCGACGTCCTGCTGTCCGGTGGTGACCCCCTCACCCTGGCCCCGAAAGTCCTGGGCCGCCTGCTCGCGGAACTGCGCAAGATCGAGCACATCGAGATCATCCGCATCGGCACCCGCGTCCCCGTGTTCATGCCCATGCGCGTCACGCAGGAACTCTGCGACGTCCTCGCGGAGAACCACCCCGTGTGGATGAACATCCACGTCAACCACCCCAAGGAAATCACCCCGGAAGTCGCCGACGCCTGCGACCGCCTCACCCGCGCCGGCGTGCCCCTGGGCAACCAGAGCGTGCTGCTGCGCGGCGTGAACGACCACCCCGTCATCATGCAGAAACTCGTGCGCGAACTCGTCAAGATCCGCGTCCGCCCCTACTACATCTACCAGTGCGACCTCGTGCACGGCGCCGGGCACCTGCGCACCACCGTCAGCAAGGGCCTGGAAATCATGGAAAGCCTCCGCGGCCACACCAGCGGCTACTCGGTGCCCACCTACGTTGTGGACGCCCCCGGCGGCGGCGGCAAGATTCCCGTCGCGCCCAACTACGTCCTGAGCCACAGCCCCGAGAAGCTCATCCTGCGCAACTTCGAAGGCTACATCGCCGCGTACAGCGAACCCACCGACTACACCGGCCCCGACATGCTCGTCCCCACAGACTGGCAGCGCAAGGAACCCGGCCAGAGCGGCATCTTCGGCCTCATGGAAGGCGAACGCATCAGCATCGAACCCAAGGAATTCGCCGAATCCCGCCACCGCCCCGGCGCCACCCAGCACCGCCTGAACAGCCGCGAAGACAAATGGGCTGCCCACGGCATCGGCGCCGCGACCGACACCGCGCCAGACGGCATGATCGACGCGCCCCAGCCCGTCCAGAGCGAACCCCAGACCATCAGCGGCGACTGA
- a CDS encoding Lrp/AsnC family transcriptional regulator encodes MRQSGGHLDPLDHRILQELQTDSRLSMRELGRRVGLSAPAVTERVRRLEDAGVILGYGIRVASKPLGRTITAFIGVQDSGRNDPTLVRWATRHDGVLECHSVTGDNSCILKVAVPDVGALENMLTELINMGFTCDTSIVLSTPLEGKLLLPPK; translated from the coding sequence ATGAGACAGTCCGGCGGCCACCTCGACCCCCTCGACCACCGCATCCTGCAGGAACTCCAGACGGACTCCCGCCTGAGCATGCGAGAGCTGGGCCGCCGCGTCGGCCTGAGCGCCCCCGCCGTCACCGAACGCGTCCGCCGCCTCGAAGACGCCGGCGTGATCCTCGGCTACGGCATCCGCGTTGCCAGCAAACCCCTGGGGCGCACCATCACCGCGTTCATCGGCGTGCAGGACTCGGGTCGCAACGACCCCACCCTGGTCCGCTGGGCCACCAGGCACGACGGCGTGCTGGAATGCCACAGCGTCACCGGGGACAACTCCTGCATCCTGAAAGTCGCCGTGCCCGACGTCGGCGCGCTGGAGAACATGCTGACCGAACTGATCAACATGGGCTTCACCTGCGACACCAGCATCGTCCTCAGCACCCCCCTGGAAGGCAAACTGCTCCTCCCCCCCAAATGA
- a CDS encoding iron chaperone, with translation MTSRSTRKAQPDDAFSAEERAAMKDRAREVRASRRARPAADGDAEVRARITELPEPERTLARHLHDLIREESPALTPRLWYGMPAYALEGKVVCFYQAAAKFKTRYGTLGFSDAARLDDGVMWPTAYALTSWTPESRAQVQNLILRAVRERQGG, from the coding sequence ATGACATCCAGATCCACCCGTAAGGCCCAGCCGGACGACGCCTTCAGCGCCGAGGAACGCGCTGCCATGAAGGACCGCGCCCGCGAGGTGCGCGCCTCCCGCCGGGCCAGACCCGCCGCCGACGGTGACGCGGAGGTCCGGGCCAGGATCACCGAACTGCCCGAACCCGAGCGGACCCTGGCCCGGCACCTGCACGACCTGATCCGCGAGGAGAGCCCCGCCCTGACCCCACGCCTGTGGTACGGCATGCCCGCGTACGCGCTGGAGGGGAAGGTCGTGTGCTTCTATCAGGCGGCAGCGAAGTTCAAAACCCGGTACGGCACGCTGGGGTTCAGTGACGCGGCCCGGCTGGACGACGGGGTGATGTGGCCCACGGCGTACGCCCTGACCAGCTGGACTCCGGAGAGCCGCGCGCAGGTGCAGAACCTGATCCTCCGCGCCGTCCGGGAGCGGCAGGGCGGGTAA
- a CDS encoding DinB family protein, with the protein MWPELRELFVRDLGKLIAELEAYPDDASVWRVRGDIVNPAGTLALHLIGNLSQFVAADLGGVPFVRDREAEFARRDVPRAELIAGLREVSARVVAGLDGLDEARLDEVSARQLPGFPEGMTTRYFLIHLYGHLNWHLGQVDYHRRMLD; encoded by the coding sequence ATGTGGCCTGAGCTGCGGGAGCTGTTCGTGCGGGACCTGGGGAAGCTGATCGCGGAACTGGAGGCGTACCCGGATGACGCGTCGGTGTGGCGGGTGCGGGGGGACATCGTGAATCCGGCGGGGACGCTGGCGCTGCACCTGATCGGGAACCTGTCGCAGTTCGTCGCGGCGGACCTGGGCGGAGTGCCGTTCGTACGGGACCGGGAGGCGGAGTTCGCGCGGCGGGACGTGCCCCGCGCGGAGTTGATCGCGGGGCTGCGGGAGGTGTCGGCGCGGGTGGTGGCGGGCCTGGACGGCCTGGACGAGGCGCGACTGGACGAGGTGAGTGCGCGGCAACTGCCGGGCTTCCCGGAGGGCATGACCACCCGGTACTTCCTGATTCACCTGTACGGGCACCTGAACTGGCATCTGGGGCAGGTGGATTACCACCGCCGGATGCTGGATTGA
- a CDS encoding antibiotic biosynthesis monooxygenase produces the protein MSDTAAPTALPPQSTGITLVVTERVRLSKLDAYEAWARRLHAVQATQPGFVGLHVLRDTNGPVAEYVTLVRFESAQALEAWRATPAYREALAQLDDFTADEVEYREAQGLEAWFDRPARLPAPPLWKNVIVGIVGVYPLIMLFAWLLRPVTGEWPAWAATLATASLSTLFLNWPVLPWLSRLLRPWLYPTRRG, from the coding sequence ATGTCCGACACCGCTGCCCCCACTGCCCTGCCGCCCCAGTCCACCGGGATCACCCTGGTCGTCACCGAACGCGTGCGTCTGTCGAAACTGGACGCGTACGAGGCCTGGGCCCGCCGCCTGCACGCGGTGCAGGCCACCCAGCCGGGCTTCGTGGGCCTGCATGTCCTGCGCGACACGAACGGCCCGGTCGCGGAGTACGTGACCCTGGTCCGGTTCGAGTCCGCGCAGGCGCTGGAGGCGTGGCGGGCCACCCCCGCCTACCGCGAGGCGCTGGCGCAGCTGGACGACTTCACCGCCGACGAGGTCGAGTACCGCGAGGCGCAGGGTCTGGAGGCGTGGTTCGACCGGCCCGCGCGCCTGCCCGCCCCGCCCCTGTGGAAGAACGTCATCGTGGGCATCGTGGGCGTGTACCCGCTGATCATGCTGTTCGCGTGGCTGCTGCGCCCCGTGACCGGCGAGTGGCCCGCGTGGGCCGCCACCCTGGCGACCGCGTCGCTGTCCACGCTGTTCCTGAACTGGCCGGTGCTGCCGTGGCTGTCACGCCTGCTGCGCCCCTGGCTGTACCCCACCCGGCGCGGGTGA
- a CDS encoding NfeD family protein: protein MDWLPTLERVQSWHWWVLGALLLILEVAAPGIFFVWLALAAFALGLLVFVLPVLPVAAQLLLFAALSVAAVTLGRRYVTRLLPDSPEAGRVNRGAHRLVGQTVTVVTPIVNGTGRVRVGDSEWRATGPDTPQGARVVIVAADGPTLHVREVNGTWT from the coding sequence ATGGACTGGCTGCCCACCCTGGAACGCGTGCAGTCCTGGCACTGGTGGGTGCTGGGCGCCCTGCTGCTGATCCTGGAAGTCGCCGCGCCCGGCATCTTCTTCGTGTGGCTGGCCCTCGCGGCGTTCGCGCTGGGCCTGCTGGTGTTCGTGCTGCCGGTCCTGCCGGTCGCCGCGCAACTGCTGCTGTTCGCCGCGCTGAGCGTCGCGGCGGTCACGCTGGGCCGCCGGTACGTCACGCGCCTGCTGCCGGACTCGCCCGAGGCGGGCCGCGTGAACCGGGGCGCACACCGGCTGGTGGGGCAGACCGTCACGGTCGTCACACCCATCGTGAACGGCACCGGCCGCGTGCGGGTGGGGGACAGCGAGTGGCGCGCCACCGGCCCCGACACCCCGCAGGGCGCTCGTGTCGTGATCGTCGCGGCGGACGGCCCGACCCTGCACGTCCGCGAGGTGAACGGCACCTGGACCTGA
- a CDS encoding SPFH domain-containing protein, which produces MGFTIFVMVLLLLVIITLFAGVKSVPQGSEWTQERFGKFQRTLKPGLNIIIPYIDRIGRRVNMMEQVLDVPSQEVITKDNALVTVDGVVFYQVLDAAKASYEVSNLNQAILNLTMTNIRTVMGSMDLDELLSNRDQINARLLTVVDEATEPWGVKATRIEVKDIKPPADLVASMARQMKAEREKRANILDAEGFRQAAILKAEGEKQAEILSAEGRRQAAFLEAEARERAAQAEAEATRLVSDAIAAGNVQAINYFVAQRYVDALKDIASAPNQKTLILPLEATSILGSLQGVAEIARDAFGRKG; this is translated from the coding sequence ATGGGATTCACCATTTTCGTCATGGTCCTGCTGCTGCTGGTGATCATCACGCTGTTCGCCGGGGTCAAGAGCGTGCCGCAGGGCAGCGAGTGGACGCAGGAACGCTTCGGGAAGTTCCAGCGCACACTCAAGCCGGGGCTGAACATCATCATTCCGTACATCGACCGCATCGGGCGCCGCGTGAACATGATGGAACAGGTGCTCGACGTGCCCAGCCAGGAGGTCATCACCAAGGACAACGCCCTGGTCACCGTGGACGGCGTGGTGTTCTACCAGGTACTCGACGCCGCCAAGGCCAGCTACGAGGTCAGCAACCTCAATCAGGCGATCCTGAATCTCACCATGACGAACATCCGCACCGTGATGGGCAGCATGGACCTCGACGAACTGCTGTCCAACCGCGACCAGATCAACGCGCGGCTGCTGACCGTCGTGGATGAGGCCACCGAGCCGTGGGGCGTGAAGGCCACGCGCATCGAGGTCAAAGATATAAAGCCGCCCGCCGATCTGGTCGCCAGCATGGCCCGCCAGATGAAGGCCGAACGCGAGAAACGCGCCAACATTCTGGACGCCGAGGGCTTCCGGCAGGCCGCGATCCTGAAAGCCGAGGGCGAGAAGCAGGCCGAGATCCTCTCCGCCGAGGGGCGGCGGCAGGCGGCGTTCCTGGAGGCCGAGGCCCGCGAACGCGCCGCGCAGGCGGAAGCCGAGGCGACCCGGCTGGTCAGTGACGCGATTGCCGCCGGGAACGTGCAGGCCATCAACTACTTCGTGGCGCAGCGCTACGTGGACGCCCTGAAGGACATCGCCAGCGCCCCCAACCAGAAGACCCTGATCCTGCCGCTGGAAGCGACCAGCATCCTGGGCAGCCTGCAGGGCGTCGCGGAGATCGCGCGCGACGCCTTCGGACGCAAGGGGTAG
- a CDS encoding histidine phosphatase family protein, with protein sequence MPRTLHLIKHGKPQFVAGVPAHEWPLAPDALTELPALAARLDPRPDVIVCSLEPKAHATAQALADHLSIPLRPMHGLHEQLRYTARCHADPADFQAEYRAFFAQPDRLVVGEETARDARTRFSNAVNAVMAANPQPTVAVVAHGTVISLLVAARRGVDPYPLWRDLPLLGVLSVPWEPGPVGARTAP encoded by the coding sequence ATGCCCCGCACCCTGCACCTGATCAAGCACGGCAAGCCGCAGTTCGTGGCGGGCGTCCCGGCGCACGAGTGGCCGCTCGCCCCGGATGCCCTGACCGAGCTGCCCGCACTGGCGGCCCGGCTGGACCCCCGCCCGGACGTGATCGTGTGCTCGCTGGAACCCAAGGCGCACGCGACCGCGCAGGCCCTGGCCGATCACCTGAGTATCCCGCTGCGGCCCATGCACGGTCTGCACGAGCAGCTGCGCTACACGGCCCGCTGTCACGCTGACCCGGCGGACTTCCAGGCCGAATACCGCGCGTTCTTCGCGCAGCCGGACCGGCTCGTGGTCGGCGAGGAGACCGCGCGGGATGCCCGCACCCGCTTCTCGAACGCCGTGAACGCCGTCATGGCCGCCAACCCGCAGCCCACCGTGGCGGTCGTGGCGCACGGGACGGTGATCAGCCTGCTCGTGGCTGCCCGGCGCGGCGTGGACCCGTACCCGCTGTGGCGGGATCTGCCCCTGCTGGGGGTGCTCAGCGTGCCCTGGGAACCCGGCCCGGTGGGGGCGCGTACTGCCCCGTAA
- a CDS encoding ATP-binding cassette domain-containing protein: MSAPLVALRDVDVIAGGDTRLRGVTLDVPRGAALRLWGPNGGGKTTLLRLLAGEVAPVRGERAYGLGGGVQRSAVRARRSLRLVGPDAETFYLTREWVQTVQDVLLAALSGERLNLWEATPAAQARVAEVAALTGLGALLGRDVRTLSHGQRRRVMLGAALMPAPELLLLDEFTDGLSPQARAELGALIARVHAAGVAVVLATHRPEEAPGLPWRTLRVEGGVVTEVAPPAQDLSPALVLPGAAGTGETLVRVQDAVVYRDGHRALGPLDWTWRSGEHWLVTGENGSGKSTLARLIAGELHPALGGRVRRPFLGRDLLTERRAQIGLVSAELSIRQRRDWTGREVIGSAWSGAEGFSPDLTPEQARRVEELAGHLALRDLLDRGAESLSQGQLRRLLLARAVAHRPRLLILDEGLDFLDAHARAAFLALLPGLARAGTHVLIVAHRDQDAPAGLTHHLHLEGGRVAVTRPLQSDSAHLQALP; this comes from the coding sequence ATGAGTGCGCCGCTGGTGGCCCTGAGGGACGTGGATGTGATCGCGGGTGGGGACACGCGCCTGCGCGGCGTGACGCTGGACGTGCCGCGCGGCGCGGCGCTGCGGCTGTGGGGGCCGAACGGGGGCGGGAAGACGACGCTGCTGCGCCTCCTGGCGGGTGAGGTGGCCCCGGTGCGTGGCGAGCGGGCATACGGCCTGGGGGGCGGGGTGCAGCGGTCGGCGGTGCGGGCGCGGCGGTCGCTGCGGCTGGTCGGCCCGGACGCGGAGACCTTCTACCTGACGCGGGAGTGGGTGCAGACCGTGCAGGACGTGCTGCTGGCGGCGCTGTCCGGCGAGCGTCTGAACCTCTGGGAGGCGACACCGGCGGCGCAGGCGCGCGTGGCGGAGGTCGCGGCCCTGACGGGGCTGGGGGCGCTGCTGGGCCGGGACGTGCGGACGCTGAGTCACGGGCAGCGGCGGCGCGTGATGCTGGGCGCGGCGCTGATGCCCGCACCGGAGCTGCTGCTGCTGGACGAGTTCACGGACGGCCTGAGCCCGCAGGCCCGCGCGGAGCTGGGCGCGCTGATCGCGCGGGTGCACGCGGCGGGGGTGGCGGTGGTGCTCGCCACGCACCGCCCGGAGGAGGCGCCCGGTCTGCCCTGGCGGACCCTGCGGGTGGAGGGGGGCGTGGTGACCGAGGTGGCGCCGCCGGCCCAGGACCTCTCTCCTGCCCTGGTGCTGCCCGGCGCGGCGGGCACAGGAGAGACGCTGGTGCGGGTGCAGGACGCGGTCGTGTATCGGGACGGGCACCGCGCGCTGGGTCCGCTGGACTGGACGTGGCGTTCGGGGGAGCACTGGCTGGTCACCGGCGAGAACGGCAGCGGCAAGAGCACCCTGGCGCGCCTGATTGCTGGGGAACTGCACCCCGCGCTGGGAGGGCGCGTCCGGCGGCCGTTCCTGGGGCGCGACCTGCTGACCGAGCGCCGCGCGCAGATCGGGCTGGTCAGCGCGGAGCTGAGTATCCGGCAGCGGCGGGACTGGACGGGCCGCGAGGTGATCGGCAGTGCCTGGAGCGGCGCGGAAGGCTTCAGCCCCGACCTGACACCCGAGCAGGCGCGCAGGGTTGAGGAGCTGGCCGGTCACCTCGCCCTGAGAGACCTGCTGGACCGGGGCGCCGAGTCCCTGTCGCAGGGGCAGCTGCGGCGCCTGCTGCTGGCCCGCGCGGTCGCGCACCGCCCGCGCCTGCTGATCCTCGACGAGGGGCTGGACTTCCTGGACGCCCACGCGCGCGCCGCATTCCTGGCGCTGCTGCCCGGGCTGGCCCGCGCGGGTACGCACGTCCTGATCGTCGCGCACCGTGATCAGGACGCCCCGGCGGGCCTCACGCACCACCTGCATCTGGAGGGCGGGCGGGTCGCGGTCACGCGCCCGCTCCAGTCAGACTCGGCTCACCTTCAGGCTCTACCCTGA
- a CDS encoding PsbP-related protein — translation MKRATLLAPLLLAALSLTPALAQGAAATPATPAAAEGTRTVEAVTATSSRGYSIRVPAGWIPLKNVPGADVAFINRDAGTVRPTVTVQVQDVDPKLKATLADFRDLFATQLGRDVPKFRMLGEKTIKLGSTPAILWTYLGDGDGGMVRWTQVFTVKNNRLFTATLVQPSGTTAEQIEEGRAILTSLTLK, via the coding sequence ATGAAGCGCGCCACCCTGCTTGCTCCCCTGCTCCTCGCGGCCCTGAGCCTCACCCCCGCCCTCGCGCAGGGCGCCGCCGCCACGCCCGCGACGCCCGCCGCTGCGGAGGGGACGCGCACCGTGGAGGCCGTCACCGCCACGAGCAGCCGCGGGTACTCGATCCGCGTGCCCGCCGGGTGGATCCCGCTGAAGAACGTGCCGGGCGCGGACGTGGCGTTCATCAACCGTGACGCGGGCACCGTGCGCCCCACCGTGACCGTGCAGGTGCAGGACGTGGACCCCAAACTGAAGGCCACCCTGGCGGACTTCCGGGACCTGTTCGCCACGCAGCTCGGCAGAGACGTGCCCAAGTTCAGGATGCTGGGCGAGAAGACCATCAAGCTGGGCAGCACGCCCGCGATCCTCTGGACGTACCTGGGCGACGGGGACGGTGGCATGGTCCGCTGGACGCAGGTGTTCACTGTGAAGAACAACCGCCTGTTCACCGCGACCCTCGTGCAGCCCAGCGGCACCACCGCCGAGCAGATTGAGGAAGGCCGCGCGATCCTCACCAGCCTGACCCTGAAGTAA